The Clostridium beijerinckii genomic sequence ATTTATCTTTCTTAATAATTGCAGCCCCATCACTACCTAACTTTGCAACTATAACTCTTACTCCCTTATCAAATAATGTTTTTGCTGCTTCTACAAGGTTTTCTTCACTATTTATCTTTCTTCCAATTAAAGTCTCCAACTCTGTTTCATTTGGTGTTAAATAATCCACATATTTAAAAATTTCATCGGGAAGACCCACCGCTGGTGCTGGATCAAGTATTACTGTCTTACCTTGTTTCTTTAGTTTTTTCATAGTTGCAATTGCTGTTTCTAATGGAATTTCTAATTGAAACAAAAATATATCTGCTCTCTCAATCAAACTCCATTTGCTTTCAATATAATTTATATCAACTTCTGCATTAGCTCCTGGAACAACAATTATATTATTCTCTCCATTATTACTTACTTGTATCACTGCTACTCCAGAAGACATGCCTTTTTCAATGCTTACTCCATCAGACTTGACATTATTACTTCTTAAAACTTCTAGATATCTTTTTCCATACATGTCTTCCCCTATTTTTCCTACCATAAGCACATCTGAACCCAACCTACCTAGTGCTATTGCTTGATTACCACCTTTTCCTCCTGGAAATGTATTAAACGCTTTCCCCATGACAGTCTGTCCTGCCACAGGAAAATTTTCTACTGTAGTTACTAAATCCATATTTAAACTTCCAATTACACATAGACTTTTCATATAATACGCTCCTCTTCCTACATTAAATTAAAACGAAATATATTTATAATTTAAATCTAGTG encodes the following:
- the rbsK gene encoding ribokinase; this translates as MKSLCVIGSLNMDLVTTVENFPVAGQTVMGKAFNTFPGGKGGNQAIALGRLGSDVLMVGKIGEDMYGKRYLEVLRSNNVKSDGVSIEKGMSSGVAVIQVSNNGENNIIVVPGANAEVDINYIESKWSLIERADIFLFQLEIPLETAIATMKKLKKQGKTVILDPAPAVGLPDEIFKYVDYLTPNETELETLIGRKINSEENLVEAAKTLFDKGVRVIVAKLGSDGAAIIKKDKCTRVPGFIVDPIDTTAAGDSFNAGFAFALAKEKELKECVIFGNAVGAISTTALGAQEAMPTFERVDKFIRDR